Proteins encoded within one genomic window of Rhinoderma darwinii isolate aRhiDar2 chromosome 5, aRhiDar2.hap1, whole genome shotgun sequence:
- the LOC142652437 gene encoding uncharacterized protein LOC142652437 codes for MEEDLPNLRLLEGLWEESHREEGKGPFTTLRVPSTKFAPLNDNTPIDVFVKVVEDQLRLLDRSRPSGFNTTQDEMVALRSLKGDDTIIIKPSDKGGNVVVMDRTRYSMMCYQILNDHQCYKVLESDPSMSFRNQLKCILSSAKCLSLISEKEMAFMLPDFPQTATFYCLPKIHKGTKPLKGRPIVSGIDSLSQNASIYIDQILRPFVVSLPSYVRDTMDVLRKLEGIRCDQDVLLASLDVEALYSSIPHDQGCVAVEYFLKSKGTQFQTHNEFVINDNKITFLDILISKTPSGNIQTNMFRKKTATNSLLRWENCHPVNLKRGIPKGQFLRARRNCSTISDYKMSARELEDRFRRRGYPKHVLKQAYQNALGCNRNDLLNPKSRLKDDDTIRIIGTYDSASKEVREILQRYWGILQADPDVGNLDIVMEGFPAVFYSEPAVLGLLANAVSAFLVCMQNFTLFNTSVSPGGVENILAGVHLILIGGVSQLIAGFLSFRKYDHLSGTAFLAFSALWSSYGATRIIVGSESNLQNSSSIDTLTQIPVNEGAVAGLVAYILIAFILAFCSATVNYIMPFVFGALTLTLIFEAVGLFGRWALVVSGVLELIIVLCGLYGAGALLLKGISQRYVLPGFGNSLFNVLLLGSANRNSSKTAGEEKKKNTKYAEPMALGYLCDTISPFIMAFYCFGYIKNFYVGCIWISINVLSQLCSSYYCYLRDDVYYATKFAFHGTFWLVKSWEEFTISVVLTSENITKSRESMVGDWFFLAISCLFCFLSLNKDLLEVIHSTAFAVVTVSTIQQIPSTAGYIFFGVTCGIFTAVSLYTTFASLVNSIAEKVLIPIGNMVISKAKFQDIFLWGRKCLMRQGEDLDIKENLSSRPSDPLFYICNGLAALAAIQSSLDNTVQAHLSIPWVLIPGSVMQLYVSRMDVQGGRRFGSVLPFCFSAIWATWVWLRFAGTIWNITLCF; via the exons ATGGAAGAGGATTTACCAAACCTCAGGCTGTTGGAGGGTCTATGGGAAGAAAGTCACAGGGAAGAGGGTAAGGGTCCCTTTACCACACTTAGGGTACCCTCGACGAAATTTGCTCCCCTGAATGACAACACCCCGATCGATGTTTTCGTTAAAGTAGTGGAGGACCAACTTAGATTACTCGATCGTTCTAGGCCTTCTGGTTTCAATACAACACAAGATGAAATGGTCGCTTTACGATCACTTAAGGGTGATGACACTATCATAATAAAGCCctctgataagggtggtaatgttgtggtaaTGGACCGCACGAGATATAGCATGATGTGCTACCAGATATTAAATGACCATCAATGTTATAAAGTGTTGGAATCCGATCCTTCCATGAGTTTCAGAAATCAATTGAAATGTATCCTGAGCTCAGCCAAATGCCTCAGCCTAATTAGTGAGAAGGAAATGGCGTTTATGCTGCCCGATTTTCCACAGACGGCCACCTTCTATTGtctcccaaaaatacacaaagggACTAAGCCACTGAAGGGTAGGCCAATTGTGTCAGGAATCGACAGCCTGTCTCAAAATGCAAGCATCTACATCGACCAGATTCTTAGACCTTTTGTGGTGTCCCTTCCTTCATATGTaagggacactatggatgtcttgcgtAAGCTTGAAGGCATACGCTGCGATCAGGATGTCCTATTGGCatcacttgatgtggaagcccTGTATAGCTCCATTCCTCATGATCAGGGGTGTGTAGCTGTCGAATACTTTCTGAAGAGTAAGGGCACACAGTTTCAGACTCACAACGAGTTTGTT ATCAATGACAACAAGATCACGTTTCTTGATATTTTGATCTCGAAAACACCATCTGGGAACATCCAAACCAACATGTTCCGTAAAAAGACTGCCACTAATAGTCTCCTCAGATGGGAAAACTGCCATCCAGTTAACCTTAAACGTGGAATACCCAAGGGCCAGTTCCTGAGGGCGAGACGCAACTGTTCCACTATATCAGACTATAAAATGTCAGCGAGGGAACTGGAGGACAGGTTTAGACGGAGAGGATATCCGAAACATGTTCTCAAACAGGCCTATCAAAATGCACTTGGATGCAACCGAAATGATCTTCTTAACCCCAAATCACGTTTGAAGGATGATGACACTATACGGATCATTGGTACTTACGACTCTGCTAGTAAGGAGGttagagaaatcctgcagagatattGGGGAATTTTGCAAGCTGACCCTGATGTTGGCAATCTG GACATTGTCATGGAGGGGTTCCCCGCGGTGTTTTACAGTGAGCCGGCAGTGCTGGGGCTCCTTGCGAATGCTGTTAGTGCATTTCTTGTTTGTATGCAAAATTTTACCCTATTTAACACCTCTGTTAGTCCTGGAGGAGTGGAAAACATTCTTGCAG GTGTTCACCTCATTCTAATAGGAGGCGTCAGTCAACTCATTGCTGGATTCCTGTCTTTTCGAAAGTATGACCATCTAAGCGGCACTGCCTTCCTTGCCTTCTCAGCCTTGTGGAGCAGCTACGGTGCCACCCGAATCATCGTGGGATCAGAGTCAAATCTCCAAAACAGTTCGTCCATAGACACTCTCACTCAGATTCCAGTCAATGAAGGGGCAGTGGCTGGACTGGTCGCCTACATTTTAATTGCCTTCATCCTAGCATTCTGCTCAGCAACGGTCAACTATATCATGCCATTTGTGTTTGGGGCTTTAACCCTAACATTAATATTTGAAGCAGTAGGGCTATTTGGTCGCTGGGCCTTAGTGGTATCTGGCGTTTTGGAGTTAATAATAGTGCTGTGTGGACTTTATGGAGCAGGAGCCCTACTTCTGAAAGGCATCAGCCAGAGATATGTTCTTCCAGGATTCGGAAATTCTCTTTTCAATGTTCTGCTGCTCGGTTCTGCCAATCGTAACTCTTCCAAAACTGCtggagaggaaaaaaagaaaaataccaaGTATGCCGAGCCCATGGCACTTGGCTACCTGTGTGACACCATCTCACCTTTTATCATGGCCTTCTACTGCTTTGGATACATTAAAAACTTCTATGTGGGTTGTATTTGGATCAGCATCAACGTCCTTTCCCAATTATGCTCCAGTTATTACTGTTATCTCCGGGATGACGTTTACTACGCTACTAAATTTGCTTTCCACGGGACTTTCTGGTTGGTTAAGTCTTGGGAAGAGTTTACAATTTCGGTAGTTCTCACATCTGAGAATATTACCAAGAGCAGAGAGTCGATGGTTGGTGACTGGTTCTTTTTGGCCATTTCATGTCTGTTTTGCTTTTTGTCGTTAAATAAGGACCTTCTAGAAGTGATACATAGCACAGCATTTGCTGTCGTGACAGTATCTACAATTCAACAGATCCCAAGCACGGCTGGATACATATTTTTTGGAGTGACTTGCGGGATATTTACAGCAGTCTCTCTTTACACCACTTTCGCCAGTCTTGTTAACTCCATTGCAGAAAAAGTATTAATACCCATTGGAAACATGGTGATATCCAAGGCCAAGTTTCAAGATATCTTTTTGTGGGGCAGAAAATGCCTCATGAGACAAGGAGAAGATTTGGACATCAAGGAGAATCTCAGCTCGCGTCCTTCAGACCCCCTATTCTATATCTGCAATGGATTGGCTGCCCTTGCTGCTATTCAGAGCTCACTAGACAATACAGTCCAGGCACATCTATCCATTCCTTGGGTGCTTATACCTGGTTCTGTTATGCAGCTGTACGTCTCTAGGATGGATGTTCAAGGAGGACGAAGATTTGGCTCGGTTCTGCCATTTTGCTTTTCTGCCATCTGGGCTACTTGGGTCTGGCTACGTTTTGCAGGTACAATATGGAATATAACACTTTGTTTTTAA